A window of the Arenibacter algicola genome harbors these coding sequences:
- a CDS encoding c-type cytochrome, with protein MRKLFIPLALAGLILSCGEKKEEKKEGFEMNRTKKEVKAEPVSEGVPVDMNNKGVGPIKSVTFADEIDAELAAKGQKTFSTICVACHMAEQRLIGPALKGVFERRSPEWVMNMILNPDGMLKEDPIAKALLKEYNNAVMLNQNLSEDDARAVAEYLRTL; from the coding sequence ATGAGAAAATTATTTATCCCTTTGGCCTTAGCTGGATTAATCCTTAGCTGTGGCGAAAAAAAAGAAGAAAAGAAGGAAGGTTTTGAAATGAACCGTACCAAAAAAGAAGTCAAAGCGGAACCTGTAAGTGAGGGAGTACCTGTAGACATGAACAACAAAGGTGTTGGACCTATTAAATCTGTAACATTCGCAGATGAAATAGATGCCGAGCTGGCAGCCAAAGGACAAAAAACATTTAGTACCATTTGTGTAGCCTGCCATATGGCCGAGCAGCGGTTGATTGGACCTGCACTTAAAGGTGTTTTTGAAAGGAGAAGCCCAGAATGGGTTATGAACATGATCTTGAATCCAGATGGTATGCTTAAGGAAGACCCAATAGCCAAGGCCTTACTGAAGGAGTATAACAATGCCGTTATGTTAAACCAGAATCTTTCCGAAGATGATGCCCGTGCGGTAGCAGAGTATTTAAGGACTCTATAG
- the pbpC gene encoding penicillin-binding protein 1C, whose amino-acid sequence MNLGTDKGPDKAATTLQRLKGLIQRHPKKLLILILLLIAYYFCLPKQLFRTPHATVVESRSGKLLGALIAEDGQWRFPVVDSVPYKFETCILNFEDAHFYWHPGFNPISIGKAFLANILAGKTVRGGSTLTQQVIRLSRNHKKRTYWEKVRELVLATRLELGYSKKYILKLYASHAPFGGNVVGLEAAAWRYFGMQPNQLSWAEAATLAVLPNAPSLIYPGKNHSKLLYKRNRLLHKLLDNNYIDSTTYRLSLLEELPKKPFQLPDTAPHLVQYLAKKYKGKRISTHVDENLQGSINNIINKHYKSLKQNQVYNAAVLLMDVKTREVLSYVGNTPTDNEHEKDVDMVQANRSTGSVLKPLLYTAMMNAGELLPGMLIPDVPTQIAGYTPENFNESYSGAVEADKALAKSLNIPAVRLLRSYGLQKFRDQLDFFNLRGLDKSADHYGLTLILGGAESNLWDLCKTYASLASTVNHFNATSSEYYTKEFVEPIPTSETKVDFGAKSTEVTIFDAASIYLTFEAMKKVNRPEGSESWEFFDSSRQIAWKTGTSFGNKDAWAIGITKDYVVGIWAGNADGEGRPNVTGLSSAAPILFDVFDLLPRSTWFQKPEDEFTEIKVCSESGYLATDICPKTVISIPRKQNFVQACAYHQWVHLNVQKQFRVNSSCADLSEMFSESWFVLPPLMEYYYKKGHPSYKTLPPFLENCRETNTAAMEFIYPRNGSRITLARNFEGKKNELVVKLAHVKPETPVYWYLDEKFIGQTTDYHEIGLMPIPGEHGIMAVDALGNEVVIIITIE is encoded by the coding sequence ATGAATTTGGGAACGGATAAGGGTCCAGACAAGGCAGCAACAACCTTACAACGGTTGAAGGGGCTAATTCAAAGGCATCCCAAGAAGTTACTTATCCTTATATTACTGTTGATTGCCTATTATTTCTGTTTGCCCAAACAACTATTCCGTACCCCCCATGCTACCGTTGTTGAGAGTAGATCGGGCAAACTTTTGGGAGCACTTATTGCCGAGGACGGGCAATGGAGATTCCCAGTGGTGGATAGTGTGCCCTACAAATTTGAGACCTGTATTTTAAATTTTGAGGACGCCCATTTTTATTGGCATCCCGGTTTTAATCCTATTTCCATAGGCAAAGCTTTTTTAGCTAATATTTTGGCAGGGAAAACAGTAAGGGGGGGCAGTACCCTTACCCAACAGGTGATACGTTTGTCCCGTAACCACAAAAAACGGACCTATTGGGAAAAAGTTAGGGAACTGGTTTTGGCTACAAGGTTGGAACTGGGATATTCCAAGAAATATATACTAAAATTATATGCCAGTCATGCCCCATTTGGTGGGAATGTCGTAGGCTTGGAGGCAGCAGCTTGGCGTTACTTTGGTATGCAGCCCAATCAATTGTCATGGGCAGAAGCAGCTACTTTGGCCGTATTGCCCAATGCCCCAAGTTTGATTTACCCTGGAAAGAATCATTCAAAACTGCTGTACAAGAGAAATAGGTTACTTCATAAATTATTGGATAATAATTATATAGATAGTACTACTTACCGGCTTTCGCTTTTGGAAGAATTGCCCAAAAAGCCTTTTCAACTGCCGGATACAGCTCCCCATCTGGTTCAATATTTGGCCAAAAAATATAAGGGGAAGAGAATTTCTACCCATGTGGATGAAAACCTACAGGGCAGTATAAACAATATTATAAACAAGCACTACAAAAGCTTGAAGCAGAATCAGGTTTACAATGCGGCAGTTCTGTTGATGGATGTCAAAACCAGGGAGGTACTTTCATATGTAGGTAACACACCAACGGACAACGAACACGAAAAGGATGTGGATATGGTGCAGGCCAATCGCAGTACCGGGAGTGTACTAAAGCCTTTGTTGTATACCGCCATGATGAATGCGGGAGAATTGTTGCCCGGTATGCTAATACCGGATGTTCCGACCCAAATTGCAGGTTATACCCCTGAGAATTTTAACGAAAGCTATAGTGGCGCCGTGGAGGCCGATAAAGCTTTGGCCAAGTCCCTAAATATCCCTGCGGTCCGCTTGCTACGTTCCTACGGACTTCAAAAATTCAGGGATCAACTGGATTTCTTTAATTTAAGGGGCCTGGATAAGTCTGCCGATCATTATGGATTAACGTTAATTCTAGGCGGGGCAGAAAGTAATCTATGGGATTTGTGCAAGACCTACGCCTCCTTGGCATCAACCGTAAACCATTTTAATGCCACCTCCAGTGAATACTATACAAAGGAATTTGTAGAACCAATTCCAACATCTGAAACCAAAGTAGATTTCGGTGCCAAATCTACCGAGGTGACCATCTTTGATGCGGCCAGTATCTATCTTACCTTTGAGGCCATGAAGAAGGTCAATAGGCCCGAGGGCAGTGAATCCTGGGAGTTTTTTGATTCCTCCAGGCAGATAGCTTGGAAAACGGGTACCAGTTTTGGAAACAAGGATGCCTGGGCCATTGGCATTACCAAAGACTACGTAGTTGGGATTTGGGCAGGAAATGCGGATGGCGAAGGAAGACCAAATGTAACCGGGCTTAGCAGTGCCGCACCAATTTTATTCGATGTGTTCGATCTGCTGCCCAGGTCTACCTGGTTTCAAAAGCCTGAGGATGAGTTTACTGAAATTAAAGTATGTTCGGAAAGCGGTTACCTGGCTACCGACATATGCCCTAAAACAGTTATTTCTATCCCAAGAAAGCAAAATTTTGTCCAGGCATGTGCTTATCATCAATGGGTGCATTTAAATGTTCAAAAGCAGTTCAGGGTCAATTCCTCCTGTGCAGATTTGTCAGAAATGTTCAGCGAATCATGGTTTGTATTGCCCCCGCTAATGGAATACTATTATAAAAAGGGACATCCTTCCTATAAGACCTTGCCTCCCTTTCTAGAAAATTGTAGGGAAACCAATACTGCGGCAATGGAGTTCATATATCCAAGGAACGGAAGTAGAATTACTTTGGCAAGAAATTTTGAAGGTAAGAAGAATGAATTGGTAGTTAAGTTGGCCCATGTTAAACCGGAAACACCGGTTTATTGGTATTTGGATGAGAAATTTATTGGACAAACCACAGACTATCACGAAATAGGATTGATGCCCATACCTGGAGAACATGGAATTATGGCAGTTGATGCCCTAGGTAATGAAGTTGTTATAATAATAACCATAGAATAA
- a CDS encoding NAD(P)H-dependent glycerol-3-phosphate dehydrogenase, with amino-acid sequence MKNNIKFAMLGGGSWATAIVKMLTENADVVNWYMRNTDAIEHIRTQKHNPNYLSSVEFHTEQLNLTDNINEAVANADVLIFAIPSAFLENELKHLTVDIKDKIIFSAIKGIVPESSLIVGEHFHVNYNIPFENIGVITGPCHAEEVALERLSYLTIACADTEKAKLVAKHLSSDYIKTKISDDIIGTEYAAMLKNIYAIAAGIAHGLGYGDNFQSVLMSNSIREMKRFIKRVHKMKRNINDSAYLGDLLVTGYSVFSRNRMFGNMIGKGYTVKSAMMEMKMVAEGYYATNSAHLIVSKHKNKSKTPILNAVYEVLYENKSPKKVFKELTEKLD; translated from the coding sequence ATGAAAAACAATATAAAATTTGCAATGTTGGGTGGTGGTAGTTGGGCAACTGCCATTGTTAAAATGTTGACAGAGAATGCCGATGTGGTTAATTGGTATATGCGCAATACCGATGCTATTGAACACATTAGGACACAGAAACACAACCCCAATTACTTAAGTTCGGTAGAATTTCATACAGAACAATTAAACCTCACGGACAATATTAACGAGGCTGTTGCCAATGCCGATGTCCTTATTTTTGCCATTCCCTCCGCTTTCTTAGAAAACGAATTGAAGCATTTGACCGTAGATATCAAGGACAAAATTATTTTTTCCGCAATAAAGGGTATTGTGCCGGAATCCAGTTTGATCGTGGGAGAGCATTTTCATGTCAACTATAACATTCCTTTCGAAAATATTGGGGTCATTACAGGACCATGCCATGCCGAAGAAGTTGCTTTGGAACGTTTGTCATATTTAACCATAGCCTGTGCAGATACAGAAAAAGCCAAATTAGTGGCCAAGCACCTAAGTAGCGACTATATTAAAACCAAAATATCCGACGATATTATAGGTACGGAATATGCAGCCATGCTAAAGAATATTTATGCCATTGCTGCAGGTATCGCCCATGGCTTGGGTTACGGAGACAACTTTCAAAGCGTACTCATGAGCAACTCCATAAGAGAAATGAAGCGGTTTATAAAACGGGTACATAAAATGAAGCGTAACATTAACGACTCTGCCTATTTAGGAGACCTTTTGGTAACGGGCTACTCCGTTTTTAGCCGTAACCGTATGTTTGGAAATATGATCGGTAAAGGTTACACCGTAAAAAGTGCCATGATGGAAATGAAAATGGTGGCCGAAGGTTACTATGCTACCAATAGTGCACATCTAATAGTTTCCAAACACAAGAATAAATCAAAAACGCCCATTCTAAATGCCGTTTATGAAGTGCTATATGAAAATAAAAGCCCGAAAAAGGTTTTTAAGGAGCTCACCGAAAAGCTGGATTAG
- a CDS encoding glycerol-3-phosphate dehydrogenase/oxidase codes for MTKNIRFSNLDRKKTIAKLKGETFDLVVIGGGITGGGIALDAASRGLKVALVEKNDFASGTSSKSTKLIHGGLRYLKQFDFWLVKEVGSERAIVHNLAPHLVLPEKMLLPLIENGSYGKWLTSIGLKVYDILAQVTGDDKRKMLEKKEALKLEPLLPKKILKGAGYYAEYRTDDSRLTMETIKTSLQYGAMPLNYAEVTDFIYEEDMVAGVKVKDTVLDTEFPIKAKYVISAAGPWVDELRGINNSKKGKRLHLTKGVHLVFPYEKLPIKQSVYFDIPDGRMMFAIPRGKITYIGTTDTNFNENKDSVRTDVADAIYLISAVNNMFPKINLEMEDIISSWAGLRPLIHEEGKSASELSRKDEIFTSDTGLISIAGGKLTGYRKMAERVVNRVAKKMEEDYGISVKDSDTDHIPLCGNDFKKYKYVKKYIAEIHERLTPEGFSHYDAWYLVTNYGKQTETILQYYAKQKEDDHVLGMAKAELKFTIENEMVQTPMDFFIRRTGRLYFDIDSIRNLMEPILAEFKTIYKLDDEVINSYRKTLEREMDEHSNFSLDRI; via the coding sequence ATGACAAAAAATATTCGCTTTTCTAATTTGGATAGAAAAAAAACAATTGCCAAACTAAAGGGGGAGACCTTTGATCTGGTGGTTATAGGTGGAGGTATTACAGGTGGTGGGATTGCCTTGGATGCTGCATCCAGAGGCTTAAAAGTAGCCTTGGTTGAAAAAAACGACTTTGCATCTGGCACAAGTAGTAAATCAACAAAACTGATTCATGGCGGATTGCGATATCTAAAACAATTCGACTTTTGGTTGGTAAAAGAAGTGGGTTCCGAAAGGGCCATAGTACATAATTTGGCACCACATTTAGTGCTGCCGGAGAAAATGTTGCTACCATTGATAGAAAATGGATCTTATGGCAAATGGCTTACTTCCATTGGGTTAAAGGTTTATGATATTTTGGCCCAGGTAACGGGAGATGATAAACGCAAAATGTTGGAAAAGAAGGAAGCCCTGAAATTGGAACCTTTGTTGCCAAAAAAAATATTGAAAGGCGCTGGGTATTATGCGGAGTATAGGACAGATGATTCCAGACTCACCATGGAGACCATAAAGACCAGCCTACAATATGGTGCCATGCCCCTAAACTATGCAGAGGTTACGGACTTTATTTATGAGGAGGATATGGTTGCAGGGGTTAAAGTAAAGGACACGGTCTTGGATACTGAATTCCCAATAAAGGCCAAATATGTCATAAGCGCAGCAGGACCATGGGTAGATGAACTTAGGGGGATTAACAATTCCAAAAAAGGAAAGCGTCTGCACCTAACCAAAGGAGTACATTTGGTTTTTCCTTATGAAAAATTGCCTATAAAGCAATCCGTTTATTTTGATATCCCGGACGGACGCATGATGTTTGCGATTCCTAGGGGCAAGATTACCTATATAGGCACTACGGACACCAATTTTAATGAGAACAAGGATAGCGTAAGAACGGATGTGGCCGATGCTATTTATTTGATATCTGCCGTAAATAATATGTTTCCAAAGATAAATTTGGAAATGGAAGATATTATCTCTTCATGGGCAGGACTACGGCCACTTATACATGAAGAAGGTAAGTCTGCCTCGGAATTATCGCGAAAGGATGAAATTTTTACCTCAGATACCGGCCTCATAAGTATTGCCGGTGGAAAGCTAACGGGCTATCGTAAAATGGCGGAGCGTGTAGTGAACAGGGTGGCCAAAAAAATGGAAGAAGATTATGGTATTAGTGTAAAGGATTCGGATACGGATCATATTCCTCTATGTGGAAATGATTTTAAAAAGTATAAATATGTTAAGAAATATATTGCCGAAATCCATGAAAGACTAACCCCTGAGGGATTTTCCCATTATGATGCCTGGTATTTGGTAACCAATTATGGAAAGCAGACCGAAACAATTTTGCAGTACTATGCAAAACAGAAGGAAGATGATCATGTGTTGGGTATGGCAAAGGCCGAGTTAAAGTTTACCATAGAAAATGAAATGGTACAAACTCCTATGGATTTTTTTATACGAAGAACTGGAAGATTATATTTTGATATAGATAGTATTAGGAATTTGATGGAACCCATCCTGGCAGAGTTCAAGACTATATATAAACTGGACGATGAGGTCATTAACTCCTACCGGAAAACCTTGGAAAGAGAAATGGATGAGCATTCCAATTTTTCGCTGGACCGAATTTAG
- a CDS encoding SulP family inorganic anion transporter, giving the protein MKKYLNLFDFKQKVDYKTEILSGLTVALALVPEAIAFALIPGFSPLTGLYAAFVLALVTSILGGRPGMISGATGAVAVIFVGLILELKNTFPGITPETILNYVFATVIIAGLLQIMAGVLKLGKFIRLVPHPVMFGFVNGLAIIIFMAQFPNFYVKGTSELMSGMPFWTMLGLTLLTMLIIWGFPKITKAVPSSLLAIVVVSAIVLGFGIDTLTVADTMAEGESIKGGFPPLSIPNLPFTLETLKIILPFAAIVAGVGLIESLLTLNIIDEITDTRGSGNKECIAQGTANIFSGFLSGMGGCAMIGQSLINTSAGARARLSGITAAVMLLVFIMFGSNLIEQLPMAALVGLMFMVAIGTFEWASFKTFRKMPTSDVVVMVLVTLITAITHNLAVAVLFGVIISALAYSWENAKRIRARKSIDENGIKHYEIYGPLFFGSTTAFAEKFDIQNDPNEVIIDFKESRVADMSGIEALNKLTERYAKVGKKVHLKHLSRDCIRLLENANEIIDVNVIEDPTYKVVVDKL; this is encoded by the coding sequence GTGAAGAAGTATTTAAATCTATTCGATTTTAAGCAAAAAGTAGATTATAAGACCGAGATTTTGTCCGGTTTAACCGTGGCCCTAGCTTTGGTTCCCGAGGCAATTGCTTTTGCACTGATTCCTGGGTTTTCTCCGTTAACAGGATTATATGCAGCATTTGTGCTAGCATTGGTAACTTCTATTTTAGGGGGTAGACCAGGAATGATTTCCGGGGCTACAGGTGCCGTGGCGGTTATTTTTGTGGGATTAATTTTGGAATTGAAGAATACTTTCCCAGGGATTACTCCAGAGACTATTTTGAATTATGTTTTTGCTACCGTAATCATTGCCGGGCTATTGCAAATAATGGCCGGAGTTTTAAAGTTGGGTAAATTTATACGCCTGGTGCCACATCCTGTTATGTTCGGATTTGTAAACGGACTGGCCATTATAATTTTTATGGCCCAGTTCCCTAATTTTTATGTAAAGGGAACTTCCGAATTGATGTCGGGGATGCCTTTTTGGACCATGCTCGGATTAACCCTTTTAACAATGTTGATCATTTGGGGCTTCCCAAAAATAACCAAGGCAGTTCCCTCTTCCTTGTTGGCGATCGTTGTAGTATCGGCCATTGTTTTGGGCTTTGGAATAGATACACTTACAGTAGCGGATACAATGGCTGAAGGCGAATCCATTAAAGGAGGATTTCCTCCCTTGTCCATACCCAATTTGCCATTTACACTGGAAACCTTAAAAATAATCTTACCTTTTGCGGCCATTGTAGCAGGAGTTGGTTTAATTGAGAGTTTACTTACCTTAAATATAATAGACGAAATTACCGATACTCGGGGAAGTGGTAACAAAGAATGTATAGCCCAGGGAACAGCCAATATTTTTTCCGGATTCTTATCCGGGATGGGTGGTTGTGCTATGATCGGACAAAGTCTGATCAATACTTCGGCCGGCGCCAGGGCCCGATTGTCGGGAATCACCGCTGCGGTAATGTTGTTGGTGTTTATAATGTTCGGTTCCAATTTAATAGAACAATTGCCTATGGCCGCCTTGGTTGGACTAATGTTTATGGTAGCCATTGGAACTTTTGAGTGGGCAAGTTTTAAGACATTTAGAAAAATGCCTACCTCCGATGTTGTCGTAATGGTTTTGGTGACCTTGATTACTGCCATTACCCATAATTTGGCCGTTGCCGTATTGTTCGGGGTAATTATTTCCGCCTTGGCCTATTCCTGGGAAAATGCAAAACGTATTAGAGCCAGAAAATCTATAGATGAAAACGGTATAAAACATTATGAAATTTATGGACCATTGTTTTTTGGATCCACAACCGCCTTTGCCGAGAAGTTTGATATACAGAACGACCCCAACGAAGTAATTATCGATTTTAAGGAAAGTAGGGTGGCAGATATGTCTGGAATTGAGGCCCTGAACAAATTAACGGAACGCTACGCCAAGGTGGGTAAAAAAGTGCATCTAAAACATCTAAGTCGCGACTGTATAAGGTTATTGGAGAATGCCAACGAAATTATAGATGTCAATGTAATAGAAGATCCTACTTACAAGGTGGTGGTGGATAAGCTATAG
- a CDS encoding CvpA family protein, which produces MGVLDIIIGLLLLYGLYKGIRNGLLVELASLIALIAGLYGAIHFSYIVGEYLSEKMEWNERYMNTISFLITFCIIVLVVNIAGKLLTKIADFAMLGLLNKIAGGIFGALKVAVILGALLIFFDRTNNQLGFIKQESIDESRLYMPVKEIGALVFSKVLKENGPLDVEPPQDKDKNTFIKVGV; this is translated from the coding sequence ATGGGTGTATTGGATATTATTATTGGACTACTATTACTATATGGCCTATACAAAGGAATTAGAAATGGTCTACTCGTGGAATTGGCATCATTGATTGCCCTTATTGCAGGTTTGTACGGCGCCATTCACTTTTCCTACATCGTGGGGGAATATCTTTCAGAAAAAATGGAGTGGAACGAGAGATACATGAACACTATCTCGTTTTTGATCACCTTCTGTATTATTGTCCTTGTGGTAAATATTGCTGGAAAACTATTGACCAAAATTGCCGATTTTGCCATGTTGGGATTACTAAATAAAATAGCTGGAGGAATATTTGGAGCACTCAAGGTTGCTGTAATCCTAGGCGCCCTATTGATATTTTTTGACAGGACCAACAATCAACTTGGGTTTATTAAACAAGAATCAATTGACGAATCCAGACTTTATATGCCCGTAAAGGAAATAGGGGCCCTTGTTTTTAGCAAGGTGCTTAAGGAAAACGGGCCTCTTGATGTTGAACCACCACAAGATAAGGATAAAAACACCTTCATAAAGGTGGGTGTGTAA
- a CDS encoding nicotinic acid mononucleotide adenyltransferase, producing MGETVFANNNIVGIGKTGNGFGLDVGYFNTASERLQINHDVDGFWSLEVFVVDNNTIELYDSHSRTSYYLEGYQRNNFDYDMVFYDNIEYLLQEYDVWEKVATSKEGLVNDFDSENYLQFYIDGNRSMFNSSVDPSGMHLDDVLWDYSGEYSLFDVYNDETLKTLTLDYDFMGNDYFELYVINDSTIELYHSSSGTVYKFKGRGFITYLKSGISQVDRKRTKTQYGTMKVVRKRKI from the coding sequence GTGGGTGAAACCGTTTTTGCCAATAATAATATAGTGGGTATTGGGAAAACAGGAAACGGCTTTGGACTCGATGTTGGTTATTTCAATACGGCCAGTGAAAGGCTGCAAATTAACCATGATGTGGACGGATTTTGGAGCTTGGAGGTATTCGTTGTGGATAACAATACCATTGAATTATATGATTCCCATAGCCGAACTTCATATTATTTGGAGGGATATCAAAGAAATAACTTTGATTATGACATGGTATTTTATGACAATATTGAATATCTATTGCAGGAATATGATGTTTGGGAAAAGGTAGCTACGAGTAAGGAAGGATTAGTGAACGATTTCGATTCGGAAAATTATTTACAGTTCTATATTGACGGAAACAGAAGTATGTTTAATTCCTCGGTAGACCCCAGTGGGATGCATTTGGACGATGTTTTATGGGATTATAGTGGGGAGTATTCATTATTCGACGTTTATAACGATGAAACGCTCAAAACTTTAACACTGGATTATGACTTTATGGGCAATGATTACTTTGAGTTGTACGTTATTAATGATAGTACAATAGAGCTGTATCATTCCTCTAGTGGAACAGTTTACAAGTTTAAGGGAAGGGGATTTATTACCTATTTGAAATCTGGAATTTCCCAAGTGGACAGAAAGAGGACTAAAACCCAATATGGGACCATGAAGGTGGTCAGAAAAAGAAAGATATAA
- a CDS encoding YheT family hydrolase has protein sequence MPIITSTYNPPLLFKSGHFSTIYSGLIRKVNGLAQIRERLELSDGDFLDLDWSYAQRPSKGVVILLHGLEGNAQRHYITGSAKQFNAIGIDACAVNYRGCSGETNRLFQSYHSGATEDLEAVINHILKEKKYANIYLKGFSLGGNLTLKYLGEGRSVPKEIKGAVAISVPCNLHSSLLELLKPKNVVYAKRFKKHLIEKLRAKQLLFPDKISDPDIANINNLKDFDDVYTSRAHGFKDAIDYYQKSSSLQFIHAIRIPTLIINAQNDSFLGDQCYPYKEAEQNNSVHFELPQYGGHVGFYGEKNITYTEKRALKFVEEL, from the coding sequence ATGCCAATAATCACATCTACATACAACCCTCCATTGCTTTTTAAAAGTGGCCATTTCTCCACAATCTATTCCGGATTGATCAGAAAGGTCAATGGACTGGCCCAAATAAGGGAACGCTTAGAGCTGAGCGATGGGGATTTTTTGGATTTGGATTGGAGCTACGCCCAAAGGCCCTCAAAAGGAGTGGTAATACTTCTGCACGGTCTGGAAGGCAATGCACAAAGACACTATATTACCGGTAGCGCTAAACAGTTCAATGCTATTGGCATAGATGCCTGTGCCGTTAACTATAGAGGTTGCAGTGGTGAAACCAATAGGCTTTTCCAATCTTATCATTCCGGTGCCACGGAAGATTTGGAAGCCGTAATAAACCACATACTTAAAGAAAAAAAATACGCTAATATTTACTTAAAGGGGTTTAGCCTAGGTGGTAATCTAACCCTAAAGTATTTGGGGGAAGGAAGGTCCGTACCTAAAGAAATAAAAGGGGCGGTCGCAATCTCTGTTCCCTGCAACCTGCATAGTTCATTATTGGAGCTATTGAAACCAAAAAACGTAGTGTATGCCAAACGTTTTAAGAAACATCTTATAGAAAAACTGCGTGCAAAACAGCTGCTTTTTCCAGATAAAATAAGCGATCCGGATATCGCCAATATAAACAACCTAAAGGATTTTGACGACGTCTATACCAGTCGGGCACATGGATTTAAGGATGCCATTGATTATTATCAAAAATCCAGTTCACTTCAATTTATACATGCCATTAGAATCCCCACACTTATTATAAATGCACAAAATGATTCCTTTTTAGGGGACCAATGTTATCCTTACAAGGAAGCTGAACAAAATAATAGTGTACATTTTGAACTCCCCCAATACGGAGGCCATGTTGGCTTTTATGGCGAAAAAAATATCACCTATACTGAAAAAAGGGCATTAAAATTCGTTGAAGAATTATAA
- a CDS encoding phytanoyl-CoA dioxygenase family protein, translating to MKSKDTNSKKGNPHAEIPGNPSTSTTSKIILSDRSNGKPLRILSEEDWKFWLHNGYIVVKNVISKDQAQITANFIWEFEEKDPDDPETWYTLPRAEMKMKELTGTGMVEVYNHQHLWNNRQQPKIYDAFVDVWGTEKLWVTIDRANLNFPIRPGFQQKGFIHWDYDPETRPQNVQGVLALVDQTDENMGGFQCIPWLYRNYDTWKLTQPNERDRFKPDVSALQDKIVKVKMEAGDLLIFNSTQPHGIRPNLSKDKVRIAQYISMMPAEEDNGPLRAWRINAWRNRLAPEGYAFPGDPRNWEQTKYKTAELTTLGEKLLGLQSW from the coding sequence ATGAAATCCAAGGATACTAATTCGAAAAAGGGGAATCCCCATGCGGAGATACCGGGCAACCCATCTACCTCAACCACCAGCAAAATTATTTTGAGCGACAGAAGTAATGGAAAACCTTTACGGATACTTAGTGAGGAGGATTGGAAATTTTGGTTGCACAACGGATACATCGTTGTCAAAAATGTCATTTCTAAAGATCAAGCACAGATAACAGCCAATTTTATATGGGAGTTTGAAGAAAAGGATCCCGACGATCCGGAGACATGGTATACTCTACCACGTGCAGAGATGAAAATGAAGGAATTAACGGGAACTGGAATGGTAGAAGTGTACAATCACCAGCATTTATGGAACAATAGACAGCAACCGAAGATATATGATGCCTTCGTGGATGTCTGGGGAACTGAAAAACTTTGGGTAACCATAGACAGGGCCAATCTAAATTTCCCAATTAGACCTGGATTTCAACAAAAAGGGTTTATACACTGGGACTACGACCCGGAAACAAGGCCCCAGAATGTGCAGGGCGTTTTAGCCTTGGTAGACCAGACCGATGAAAATATGGGAGGATTTCAATGCATCCCCTGGTTATACAGGAATTATGATACTTGGAAACTGACCCAGCCCAACGAAAGGGATCGTTTTAAGCCAGACGTAAGCGCCTTACAGGACAAAATAGTTAAGGTTAAAATGGAAGCAGGGGATCTTTTGATTTTTAATAGTACCCAACCTCATGGAATAAGGCCCAATCTTTCTAAAGACAAGGTGCGTATTGCCCAGTATATTTCTATGATGCCGGCGGAAGAAGACAACGGGCCTCTCCGGGCCTGGCGTATCAACGCTTGGAGAAATAGATTGGCTCCAGAAGGTTATGCCTTTCCCGGAGATCCCAGGAATTGGGAACAAACCAAATATAAAACTGCTGAATTAACTACTTTGGGTGAGAAACTATTAGGGCTTCAATCCTGGTAA
- a CDS encoding antibiotic biosynthesis monooxygenase family protein — MELNNPYYAVIFTSITTEEDKGYLEMAHQMESLAKSQTGFLGFESARGQMGISVSYWDSLGAIANWKMQADHLFAQKKGREEWYKWYKVRICLVEREYEFGNG, encoded by the coding sequence ATGGAACTTAATAATCCATATTACGCTGTAATATTTACTTCTATCACTACGGAAGAAGATAAAGGGTATTTGGAAATGGCCCATCAGATGGAGTCATTGGCAAAAAGTCAGACAGGCTTTCTAGGCTTTGAAAGCGCCAGGGGCCAAATGGGGATCAGCGTAAGTTATTGGGATAGTTTGGGTGCCATTGCGAATTGGAAAATGCAGGCAGATCATTTATTTGCCCAAAAAAAGGGAAGGGAAGAATGGTACAAATGGTATAAGGTCCGTATTTGTCTGGTGGAAAGGGAATATGAATTTGGGAACGGATAA